TTAAAAAGgttagtaacaaaaataaaaaagtcacaAGAGTAGTATTTAgtataatagataataattcaTTGAATTCGGAACACTTTTATTCGCAAGGTACTTCCTCAACTGCGATACTAAGTTGATAGCATGATATTTGTTTGTCAAGtgtcattataataatttttgtcaaATAATCGCCGCAAAATTCATGATTCATAACATTCTCGGCAAAATCCAGAGACATCGTCATGTTCTTCACAGGATAAACTCCCTGCAAAAGTGgtcataaaattagtaataataaaggcatattggatagaagcaggcgtttatattatggaaattaagcttaatttgctatacaccgacAAAAaacaggataatctgtatggtgtatttaaaattacttcaaTCTTAATACACACGAAAGAGATCTTCAGAAATGTACCCTCTGCGtacgttttgctccgacaccggagcaaactcaggagatgttgattttacaaaaataattttacaacagTTATTTAGTGTACAGTCAAcattgtttaacaattattcattgtcaacATCTCAGCCAATGCATTGATGTATCAACCAATTGCGCAAAATGTTGTCTGTATAtccttactataatattataaatgcaataatGTGTCTGTTCGTTTGTATTTCCTTCAAGCCCTaactagaaaaataataaactggatttttggcatagactttAAAACTTGAAAGACcgaagagtaacataagctaatttttattccataaaaacaaatgagatttgtaaaataatactgtCATAAGCGCGGATGAAGAACGCGGGTAGCTTGTAGTTGTAGTACATTTTTTACcaagacagtttttttttttaggttttaataattgacggaccaagttgatggcccacctgatgtaaAACGATCGCCTATAACAgatcaacacttcacagggcatgcaaagagcaagttctgcaacatgccgccctgattccatcaatttgaggcgtaggtgtccaTTACACTGGAAACCACgccgttcagaccggaacacaacattgtAAGGAGCTGCatagtggcagaaataagcatagcgatagtactttcccggacgaacTCCGTCACAAACGCTTCACTACCACTAAAAACAGCTAcgtagtctatatatatataaatgctatgttggtttgtgtacgcttcaaaaactcaaaaagttctgcaccgatcgagctgaaattttagcatgatatataatacgcatcaaggattgtttttatctattttttttcaaccattcaatcacaatgtgccacagcgaagcgtggcagagTGCagcttattatataaaaagaaaaaaatattttaccgtTGCAACGGGGCAATCAGACGTTTTAAGAGCCTCGACCATAGGCTTCCAGGGTGTGTCATCTCTTTTTAGACTGTCACATAGATTACCTTCGATACTGTACATAAACTGCAGGCCGGTTCCTATATCCTTCCAAACATTTAGTTGAACCTGTATGCgaatattatgttttgttttagcCATATTGCTACAATCGTTATTATTCAAGCCCCGACTTCCAAACTAGGAGACCTGTATCTCggatgttttaaaatgttttaaggtTACATGACTTTTGTTATAAAACCAGCCAACCGGGCTCGATCACCGAGAGCCGTTACTTGAGAGGAAAcgtttacttaacaatttttgaaaatCGAAATTTCCCCCATCCCTTCATAAAAAAGGTCATCAGGAAGTAACCTATATCGTATTGGACATTACACAGCAAATAAGAGACGGtgtatactaatgttataattgTGAAATGtcagtttgtttattacctttGTTTTGCTAAACCGCaacaccgatcttaatgaaatttttcacAGAGCTCTCATCTTGGAGACGGGCACTTTTATCCCTTATCCCGGGGACAAAAAAACGGgactcattataatatttttttcgtattatacttataattatgtCCACCAATCTACTGCATGTTGGAGCAGCTTTGTGagctacggcctaaaacctgtcattatggaaggagacccgtgctctgttgtggatcggtgatgataatgatattttacctataaataaataaatatactacgacaatacacatatcgccagccccaaagtaagcgtagctcgtgttatgggtactaatatagctgatgagtatttttatgaataacatacataaatact
The genomic region above belongs to Pararge aegeria chromosome 11, ilParAegt1.1, whole genome shotgun sequence and contains:
- the LOC120627479 gene encoding uncharacterized protein LOC120627479; amino-acid sequence: MEYVKLFVTIFIFYVSNISFAQLEDDSCYAAIFTEGTKDCDDFQNDIFICSLNIEIAPENDEGTNSMLLYGFMEVKEDLGEEYEVQLNVWKDIGTGLQFMYSIEGNLCDSLKRDDTPWKPMVEALKTSDCPVATGVYPVKNMTMSLDFAENVMNHEFCGDYLTKIIIMTLDKQISCYQLSIAVEEVPCE